In Halalkalibaculum roseum, a single window of DNA contains:
- a CDS encoding amino acid permease, with product MADLRRELGFWDALTIGAGTMIGAGIFLLAGVALELTGPAAIFAYLISGIICIITASSAAELATGMPTSGGDYFFVSRSLGPALGAISGVGIWLSLTFAISFYLFGLGEYLSQFLPLTPFWGALLGGVLLVILNIVGAKESGRTQVVVVLTLFAILGGFSFVGFFNIETANFNPFFPMGVDPIYTTTALVFVSFLGFVKIAAVAEEIKEPSKNLPRALIGSVALVTVLYMVILLVIAGIFPQSTIREVRDPLTTAARQMLGGAGGIAIIFAGLLATLSSANASIMASSRINLAMARDRMVPNWLSKIHEKLLTPYRAILLTGILAISFLLIESLEDLAKIASVLQLYSYAALNIGCVVLRAADPDWYKPSYRTPGNPFGQILAAIGCLGVIVYSGPFAQIAIVVLILASLAWYAVWGRGKVEIDHAIPRFKERWKEHGWSLFMLPTEEAEAEEVQEEIPSMRPLNTNKPRHVVTALANPEHESDLLRLAQFISAGKEDAGIVEGMHIIHVPYQTPISTIREKLEQKPSIQRKIDAILEHSGSQKLAIKDSYQTLLDNTDFRSVTEAAHDVFGAMVTETESRKADMLLMGWQGGFSVGRIYNSPIQRVIKNLKADIGILKDRGLDNVKSILIPWGGGLHAWLGLELAVRIARVHNAELKILRLVKEGTDMDAERESLLETIDPLVADFDRLRLEIRQADDVTSGIMSDFENESHDLVIIGASREFGIRNVLIGTIPDIIADRAPCSVLMVRRFVSEHWKVKASEGLKRFKENLGLDTSPETTNNN from the coding sequence ATGGCTGATTTAAGACGTGAACTGGGTTTTTGGGATGCACTTACCATAGGGGCGGGAACCATGATAGGCGCGGGGATTTTTCTACTGGCCGGTGTGGCTCTTGAACTAACGGGACCGGCCGCAATCTTTGCTTATTTGATATCCGGAATCATTTGTATCATTACTGCATCCAGTGCCGCTGAACTGGCAACAGGCATGCCTACCTCAGGAGGTGATTACTTTTTTGTATCGCGATCACTGGGTCCGGCACTCGGGGCTATATCCGGAGTGGGTATCTGGCTGAGCCTGACTTTTGCCATTTCATTTTACCTATTCGGGTTGGGTGAATACCTGAGCCAGTTTCTTCCCCTTACTCCCTTTTGGGGTGCACTGTTGGGCGGTGTATTGCTTGTAATTCTGAATATCGTCGGAGCCAAGGAGTCTGGACGGACCCAGGTGGTGGTTGTACTGACCCTGTTTGCTATATTGGGGGGATTCAGCTTTGTGGGTTTTTTCAATATCGAAACGGCGAACTTCAACCCATTCTTCCCCATGGGAGTGGATCCGATCTATACAACTACAGCCCTAGTCTTTGTCTCCTTTCTGGGTTTCGTAAAGATAGCGGCAGTCGCCGAAGAGATTAAAGAACCTTCTAAAAACCTGCCGCGCGCCCTTATCGGATCAGTAGCATTGGTAACTGTTCTATATATGGTGATACTGCTTGTGATTGCAGGAATCTTCCCCCAATCAACCATACGGGAAGTCCGTGACCCATTGACTACCGCAGCAAGACAGATGCTGGGAGGCGCCGGCGGAATTGCCATAATCTTTGCCGGGTTGCTAGCCACACTTTCTTCTGCCAACGCCAGTATCATGGCATCCTCGCGTATAAACCTTGCCATGGCTAGGGACCGTATGGTTCCCAACTGGCTAAGTAAAATTCACGAAAAGCTGCTCACACCGTATCGCGCTATATTGTTAACGGGGATTCTGGCCATCAGCTTCCTGCTGATTGAAAGCCTGGAAGATCTGGCAAAAATCGCCAGCGTCCTGCAGCTATACAGCTACGCGGCACTAAACATCGGTTGTGTGGTGCTGCGTGCAGCCGATCCCGACTGGTACAAACCCAGTTATCGAACCCCGGGGAATCCCTTCGGACAGATTCTTGCCGCCATCGGCTGCCTGGGTGTAATAGTCTATTCCGGACCATTCGCACAGATTGCCATTGTTGTTCTGATCCTTGCCAGTCTGGCTTGGTATGCGGTCTGGGGCCGTGGAAAAGTTGAAATTGACCACGCCATCCCCAGGTTCAAAGAACGCTGGAAGGAACATGGATGGAGTCTTTTTATGCTGCCTACAGAAGAAGCCGAGGCAGAAGAAGTACAAGAGGAGATACCCTCTATGCGTCCGCTTAACACTAACAAGCCCCGCCATGTGGTAACGGCACTGGCAAATCCTGAACACGAGTCCGATTTACTCCGCTTGGCCCAATTCATTTCTGCGGGTAAAGAGGACGCCGGTATAGTAGAAGGTATGCACATTATTCATGTTCCTTACCAGACACCCATATCTACTATTCGCGAAAAGCTAGAGCAAAAACCTTCCATTCAGCGCAAAATTGACGCGATACTGGAACATTCGGGCTCCCAGAAATTGGCTATAAAAGACAGTTATCAGACTCTCTTAGACAACACCGACTTCCGTTCGGTAACCGAAGCAGCACATGATGTATTTGGAGCGATGGTAACAGAGACGGAAAGTCGCAAGGCAGATATGCTGCTGATGGGCTGGCAGGGTGGATTCAGTGTAGGGCGAATATACAATTCACCGATACAGCGTGTCATAAAGAACCTGAAGGCCGATATCGGCATTCTTAAGGATCGCGGTCTTGATAATGTTAAATCCATTCTTATCCCTTGGGGCGGCGGTTTACATGCATGGCTTGGGCTGGAGTTGGCTGTTCGCATAGCCCGCGTGCATAATGCCGAACTTAAAATATTGCGGCTGGTAAAAGAGGGTACCGATATGGACGCTGAGCGAGAATCACTGCTGGAAACCATTGATCCACTGGTTGCAGACTTTGACCGGCTCCGACTTGAAATCCGACAGGCCGATGATGTCACAAGCGGAATTATGTCCGATTTTGAAAATGAATCACACGACCTCGTAATTATCGGTGCTTCGCGTGAATTCGGTATTCGTAACGTACTCATTGGTACCATACCTGATATCATTGCCGACCGGGCACCCTGTTCTGTGTTAATGGTACGTCGGTTTGTCTCCGAGCACTGGAAGGTGAAAGCCAGTGAAGGGTTGAAACGTTTTAAGGAAAACCTTGGCCTAGACACCTCACCTGAAACTACCAACAATAACTGA
- a CDS encoding M48 family metallopeptidase produces the protein MNIFGIIILATLAVDFILNLVADLYNMKSLDKGLPDEFAEVYDEETYRQSQEYTKVNTRFGILTSTFNLAVLLIFWFAGGFNWLDQIVRSWELGAIWTGIAYIGILILFKTILSLPFSIYSTFVIEERFGFNKTTPKTFVMDMVKGLGLGVLLGGPLLAGILAFFTFIDQYAWLYAWGAVTAFTLFVQFIAPTWIMPLFNDFEPLEDGDLRQKIREYADKVNFALEGIYVMDGSKRSSKSNAFFTGFGKNKRIALYDTLIENHSDEELVAVLAHEIGHYKKKHIIKNMAVSILQTGIMFLLLSVFLHSQGLYEAFYMEGQSVYAGLIFFGMLYAPIDMILSVFMQLISRKYEFEADEFASTTYKKEPMIHALKKLSKDNLSNLTPHPFYVFLNYSHPPVLQRIKAIRRAG, from the coding sequence ATGAATATCTTTGGCATCATCATACTGGCAACACTAGCGGTTGATTTCATTCTCAACCTTGTAGCAGATCTCTATAATATGAAATCCCTGGATAAGGGTCTGCCCGATGAGTTTGCAGAGGTGTACGATGAGGAAACCTACCGGCAATCCCAAGAATACACCAAAGTGAATACCCGCTTTGGTATACTCACATCAACCTTTAATTTGGCTGTACTACTCATTTTCTGGTTTGCGGGCGGTTTTAACTGGCTGGATCAAATAGTCAGGTCCTGGGAACTGGGTGCCATCTGGACAGGCATTGCCTACATCGGCATCCTTATACTATTCAAAACCATTTTATCGCTGCCATTCAGTATCTATTCCACGTTTGTAATTGAAGAGCGCTTCGGTTTTAACAAAACAACTCCAAAGACCTTTGTAATGGATATGGTTAAGGGACTCGGACTGGGTGTTCTGTTGGGAGGTCCCTTGCTGGCAGGTATTCTTGCATTTTTTACCTTTATCGATCAGTATGCCTGGCTTTACGCCTGGGGCGCGGTAACCGCTTTTACGCTATTTGTACAGTTTATAGCACCGACTTGGATCATGCCGCTTTTTAATGATTTTGAACCTCTGGAAGATGGTGATCTTCGCCAAAAAATTCGTGAATACGCCGACAAGGTCAACTTTGCCCTGGAAGGTATTTATGTTATGGACGGATCAAAACGCTCCAGCAAATCTAATGCATTCTTTACGGGTTTTGGAAAGAACAAGCGCATCGCGCTGTATGATACGCTCATTGAAAATCATTCGGACGAGGAGCTAGTGGCAGTGCTTGCCCATGAAATTGGCCATTATAAAAAGAAGCACATCATTAAAAATATGGCTGTCAGCATACTGCAAACCGGCATCATGTTTTTGCTGCTCTCTGTCTTTCTTCATTCCCAAGGTCTCTATGAAGCTTTTTACATGGAAGGGCAGTCGGTGTATGCGGGACTTATATTCTTTGGCATGCTCTATGCCCCCATTGATATGATCCTGTCGGTGTTCATGCAGTTGATATCCCGTAAATATGAGTTTGAGGCGGATGAATTTGCTTCCACAACCTACAAGAAAGAGCCTATGATTCATGCTCTGAAAAAGCTCTCCAAGGACAATTTATCCAACCTTACTCCTCATCCTTTTTATGTGTTTCTAAACTACTCGCACCCACCTGTTTTACAGCGTATCAAAGCTATTCGTAGAGCAGGGTAA
- a CDS encoding SDR family NAD(P)-dependent oxidoreductase, protein MDFSDLHIIVTGGTGALGTATVNLLLEGGARCSIPCYDKSELDKFEFKDHEQVFIDTGIDLTDEQAAGKFFEKAVEESSPLWASIHIAGGFGMGDIEESTKADFMKQINLNLVTCYNSCRNAIRLMKESGKGGRIVNIASRPALEPRQGAGMSAYTTSKAGVAALTQSLAAEVASDDILINAIAPSIIDTTANRNSMPDADYSKWPKPVEIAHQIAYLVSKENYVTRGGVIPVYGKS, encoded by the coding sequence ATGGACTTTAGTGACTTACATATCATTGTCACCGGCGGAACAGGTGCACTGGGTACCGCTACGGTTAATTTGCTGCTTGAAGGCGGCGCCCGCTGCAGCATACCTTGTTATGATAAATCAGAGCTGGATAAGTTTGAGTTTAAAGATCATGAACAGGTTTTTATTGATACCGGAATAGATCTTACTGATGAACAGGCTGCCGGTAAATTCTTTGAAAAGGCTGTTGAAGAGTCCAGTCCACTTTGGGCTTCCATACATATAGCCGGTGGATTTGGTATGGGAGATATCGAAGAGAGCACCAAAGCAGACTTCATGAAGCAAATTAATCTCAACCTGGTTACCTGCTACAACTCCTGTCGTAATGCAATCAGGTTGATGAAAGAAAGTGGCAAGGGCGGACGGATTGTCAATATAGCCTCCAGACCGGCGCTGGAACCGCGACAGGGAGCCGGCATGAGTGCTTATACTACCAGTAAGGCAGGAGTTGCTGCTCTTACTCAATCACTGGCCGCTGAAGTTGCCTCTGATGACATTCTTATAAATGCCATTGCTCCGTCCATCATCGATACTACGGCAAACCGTAATTCCATGCCGGATGCCGACTACAGCAAATGGCCCAAGCCAGTAGAGATAGCGCACCAAATAGCGTACCTGGTCTCAAAAGAGAATTACGTTACCAGAGGTGGTGTCATACCCGTATATGGGAAAAGCTGA
- a CDS encoding patatin-like phospholipase family protein: protein MNNSKGSDGIGLALGSGAALGAAHIGVLKALEEHNIKPSFITGTSIGALVGALYAFGKSVEEIEEIAIGLDWLDISDIRLSKMGLLSNNEIGELLNEHLGEVTFEEANIKLAVVATDIANGEKVILDKGRVSEAVEASTCIPVIFEPIEIDGRMLVDGGLLESVPVSVLKDFGAAKTIAVDVKAFRKYKRPDDIFDVLNNSLEIALIHLAHVRIEDVDLLIQPKLGDYSRMDTNHTREMIDLGYEAAVEALDDF, encoded by the coding sequence ATGAATAATAGTAAAGGGTCTGATGGTATAGGACTGGCACTCGGTAGTGGAGCGGCCTTGGGTGCAGCCCACATAGGCGTTTTAAAAGCACTGGAGGAACATAATATCAAGCCCTCCTTTATTACCGGCACCAGTATCGGTGCACTCGTGGGAGCCTTATATGCATTTGGAAAGAGTGTGGAAGAAATTGAGGAAATTGCCATTGGTCTGGACTGGTTGGATATTTCGGATATTCGACTTTCGAAGATGGGTCTGCTGAGCAACAATGAGATCGGTGAGCTCCTGAATGAGCATCTGGGAGAAGTAACTTTTGAGGAAGCAAACATAAAATTGGCAGTAGTGGCAACCGATATTGCCAACGGTGAAAAAGTTATTCTTGATAAAGGCAGAGTTTCCGAGGCTGTGGAGGCTAGTACCTGTATTCCGGTAATTTTCGAACCCATTGAGATTGATGGAAGAATGCTCGTGGATGGCGGACTGCTTGAAAGTGTACCGGTCTCCGTGTTAAAAGATTTTGGAGCAGCGAAGACCATTGCCGTTGATGTAAAAGCTTTCAGGAAATACAAGCGACCCGATGACATTTTCGATGTTCTGAATAACAGCCTGGAGATTGCACTGATACATCTCGCCCATGTGCGTATTGAAGATGTGGATCTGTTGATACAACCTAAGCTCGGAGATTACAGTAGAATGGATACCAACCATACCAGGGAGATGATCGATCTGGGATACGAAGCAGCCGTGGAAGCTCTCGATGATTTCTAA